The nucleotide sequence GGCAGGAGCAGAAGAGCAAAGCCAAGCCCAAGCCTTCTTTGCTGGCCGCAGCAAGACCCACGAGGGCAATTTTGCCTGCTCCTGTCAGTGTGGCAAGAGAAACCAACACAGAGCAGCCCACTTGCAGGCAGCCATTTACAAACAACGGTAAAACAAGGGTTCCTGTTTGTGTGTGGTGAGGGAAACTGTGTCTTCTGAATGGCAGGACACGAATTGTTGTACCTAGAATTATGCTGGCGGGGTGTGACTCTGAGTGTCACTTAATGACGAGAAGGCTTGGATCATGGTTTCCCATCAAAGCAGTTTTATGTTTCCAGGACTGGCAGTTTTGCAAATGCTTGTGAGAAAAGAGAGCCTGCACATTTGTGCTTTGGTCTTTTGAGATTCAGAAGTGATTTTGCTACACCACATCCCACACTGCATTTACTAGACCAGTCAGTGTAAAATGCAACTTATTGATGTGTATTGTTCACATATGTTAAACGTTCCatgcttgttttttatttaagaaaaaaactCCTGTGTAAGAATCTCAGGACTGAAGCCTAGCACTCTGAAGCAGCTGGGCCAGTCTCCCCTGCAACCACCCAGTGCTGAAGAGCACAAGGTAATGGTGGTTTTTGCCTAAATTCATGCTCTTCTATTCTCTAGGAATGTAATTGTTAGCATGTTACGGAATTCAGTTTTTTCATGTAAAGTGGGGGGAAATTTAGCTTACATAACTCATTTAATTTAGTGTGGCTTATCCTGCAAACATCAGGCTCTGGCCTACAGATTTCTATTCCTTGGGCCATGAGCATTAACTTGGAAATGCTTCTTGCATTATACTTTGCAAATGcttcctaaaataaaaaaatagtaacGTGTGTGATACTGTGTAatctttttaattgctttattatttatctattatGCACTTTAATCCCGCCCTTTCTCTAAGAATCACAAACTGTATACATAGTCCCcacccctccattttatcctcataacaaggTAGCTTGACTGAGAGGATGTGTTTGGACCAGAGTGCAGAGTGGGGGTTTGATCTGGCCTTTCCCCATCCTGGTCTGACCTGCTACACTATTACGGTCTCTAGGGGAAATTTCAGTATATATATTGAGTATTCTGGCCTGTTCTATTGCTAGTGAAGTCGTTTCAAGGCCAGTTCGTGCTGGGAACAAGACTTGGCTTTGCTTACAACCTTCTCACCATGTGTGGTATGAACTGTAAGATTTGTGTGTAGACTTCATAATTAATAAACTCTGCTCACATAATCCATCCACCCCAATTCTGTGGCAGACAGTTATATGAGCTGGGCCTACTTGAGTTCAAGCATATGTTTTCACCCTTAGTTCACAATTTGTGCAGTCAATAACCTATGGGAATATTAGACTTTATTATGGGAAAATGCTAGGGTTGCCTTCTGTCTGCAAGTTTTAGGCTGCTCTTGTGCTCCTCTGTGTGTTGCATTTACAGGCCATGCATAGTACAAACTGGCCTTCAGACAGCAATTTGCTGTATATTTATGTAAGAGTGAAAATGAATAGTTAAACATATGAATGGTTTGCTTTTATTGGCGTGAGatgtttcatgttttgttttggtatatAAACTGCATTAGGAGGGCTTTGCTGTACAGTAGAGACTGGTGTCCTGGTGACATGTGGAGGGAAATAATCAGAAGTATGTCAGGTACAGATGGCAGCCTAGTAGAATTTCCAACAGTGCATATGACTTGAGTCTTATTTTTCTCTTGCCTCCTTGATCTCCATTGAAAGCTCCGTGGCAGCACAGACAGCTCAGCATCTCACGTCAAAGTGGTGGAGGTCAAACCAGATGTATTCCCTTCCTATAAGTACAGCTGCACTGTAACCTTGGTGAGAATCCTTTTTCTCTGCAACACCTCAGGAGAACGCAATacatggctttttgttttttgtttgctttctgttaCCAGGTGCATGATTTTCCTTAAATGAGAACCCCTTGTCTGTTTTTAAAAGTAGGCCACAGTTTTGCTGTGGTTATCATCTTTGATACTGTCACTCAAAGCACTTCACAGTTTTGAAGCTTCTTATTTCAGGAACTGGCTAAGAACTGAGGCTGGTTTAGTTGTATAAACTTCCTTAACTGGTACTGACTTTTAGCTGACTGCTACTGAAAGCACAAGGTGGTGTTGCCCATGCTTTGAACTGCACAGCCCCTTATGAACTGGTTTCTAGGTCAGCTTCTACCTCCCTTTCCATTCATAAGCATTTACAGTTTGATTTGCCCTGAAACATCACAGCTTCTAGTCAGAGAGCATGTGTGAGTTTCACTTCTCACCCGCTGGTGGTTCATAGTAGTGCAGTGAAATGGAAAGTGTACGGGTTGTTATCTTGCTTGACGTTAATCTCTTTTGAACACAGTTTTCCATGACATCTTAATGGaattctgcttctgttttcccCTTCGTCAAAACCAGCATCCAATAATCCCTATTACTTTTGCTTGAACATCATCTAGCTAAATGCTTGTGATAATTCTTGTTAATACTGAAGCAAACATTTTTCGCTGGTTGTTGGTGTAGTGACTAATGCCATTGCTGATTTTTACGTGTTCAGGGAAAGTGGGTAGTGTAGCAAGTTCTGTAGGTCTAGTATCCTCCTGGTACGTGTAAAGCAGATTGGATAAATATTTGGGCTGCCTTTCTTTGCAGGACTTGGGGTTGGCCACTTCACGTGGCCGAGGGAAGTGTAAGAATCCTGCTTGCAGTTACGTATACACTAATCGGCACAAACCAAGGATCTGTCCCAGCTGTGGCTACAATCTTGCCAAAGACAGGGCTGAGAAAACAGCAAAATCCCTGGTGAGTTgtggctggttttttgtttttttgttactcCTTAGAATTGAGTGTACTACGCTAGAAATCTATTGGCCTGTGGTGGGACCTGCTTCTGAGTAAAATTATCTGGTTGGGTTGTATGACAAATGTGTTTAGAAGCTACATTTTATAATTATTACTTCTTGATACCATTCTGGTTTACTTTTAAGTGctgtttaaagagagagaaaagtaggcTTAATTTTGGGAAGACAAATTCCTTGGctgctgtgggttttttattttgggTTTTGGAGACTTTCAGGGGGTTGAAAAAAAATTCTGGAAAATAATTCAagggggtataataataataataataataataataataataataataatgatatatattatttgtaccctgcccttctgactgggtttccccagccactctgggctgcttctagTCGTAGCATAATTGATACGAAGTGACAGTTGTGCAATCTGCATTGTGCAAtctgcattttctttaaaatctttgTGTTCTGTGCTGTTGCTTTGCTGCAACTGTAACCTTGGTGAAGAGTTTTTGGGTGGGTGCTGGGATCACATGCTCCATTCCCAGCTCCTCCCCTCTCATTCATGAATTATCTCTGCTGGTTAAGAGTTAACCATGGTTCAGGATTTTATGGCCACTCTTAGCCATAGTTGGCAAACTACTTTGAGGGTGTGCTCTTAATCAGGGTTTGAAGCTGGCTACAAATCTTGGTTAGCAGAGGACTCTACAATCAGCTAACGTGATGAGCTAACTCTTACCATTGATATAATCAGATGGTACAATTTGCATGCCATAACGGAGGGTGTTTGGAAAGGACTGTCTGATATTGTGGCACATTCCTGAACCTTTAACCCTGGTTAAAATGCTGGGCTGTGTAAATGATCTGTGATTCTGCAGTGGTCTTTTAAGGGAAAACTCTGAACTGTTCCCCTTTTAATTAAGTTTTCATTGTATCTTGTCTCTTCACCTCTTTACCCCCATCTGCACTTCAACTTTAATACTGCAGATTAACACTCTGTTGGGGTGTAAATTCACTAaagcaaaatgtgttttgttttactaTCCTACAGAGCCCCCTAGTGTTCCTTGATGTACAGTACTAAATTTGAAGCTGCACTTCTCAGACCTTCTGTAGTTAACAGGCAGCAGGTTAATGATTGAAGACTATTTGCACATTTTGGGTAGGATTCACCTAATAAACCCCATCAGTGGAAGAGCTGCACCAGGGCTAccacttgcacaacagggcttcctctctcttccctcacAGTGCCCCCCTTGCACAAATCCCAAATTGGCATTCAGGAGGCCAGGAGAATCCCCAtaactgtgggggtgggggaaggaaggatcCTTCTTttgggcaagctgaaatgcttgagCAGATGCAACATGGCACTGAATTCCATTCTTCATACACCTGTGTGAGTGTGTGGACTCTTCCACAGTTTATCTTAGCCTTCTTTGGGTGTTCAAAAGAATGTGTGAGGGCTCAAACTGGGTAGGGTTGTGTGGGCTCATGGGCGGTAGCTCTGCCCCTTCATTTCCTAGCCTTAAATTATTTCTGTGCAAAGGTCTGCAGGGAGATTCTAATTGTGTTTGGCTGAATATGGTTAGAATCTCCCCTGCAATAGGGAACCCTGTGCAGTCAGGCTTTCTGTTTGAGCTGGGGCTCAGCACGCCATTGAGAGTATTACCAAATCACTGTTTTTGTCTAGTCATCACATAAATGGCAGGAAATAAGATCATTTTTGAACCCACAAACATCTTGGCAGATAATCAAAACGAATCTTTCTTTGTAGGAGGTCACCTCTAGCCCTGCAGATGTGCTGAACACCAGTGAGCCTCTAATTCAGTCCCAAAAAGAAGTCCAGCGTCAGTCCACCTTACAGCTTCTTCGCAAAGTAATACAGATACCGGAGAACGAATCAGAGCTGGCTGATGTTTTTGCACTGATTCATGAACTCAATAGTTCGCGGCTCATCCTGTCCAATATGAACGAGGAGACGGTCACCATCGAGCAGACCTCTTGGTCAAACTATTACGAGTTTCCATCATCCCAGTGCCTTCTCTGTAGCAGCCCTTTGTTCAAAGGAGGACCAAAGTGAGTGAAGAATTGCATTGATTGCCATTCTTCTCAAGCAGGTGGGGGTGTATGTCTCCAAATGTCACTGTACTCCCAGCTGCAGTCAGTCTATggctgaggtggggtggggtgggggtttcctGACTGAGCAATAcctggaggccacaggttccctgctcctATTCTAGAGGGATtgctctttaaaagaaaattctcCTTGCTCTCAGGACCAGTTCGTGCATTTCAAATCTTAAGTAAAGTGTAGCACCTGCATTTTAGTCATACGTGCCTCATTGGTCGTGAACAAAACTGACAAATCAAATCACATGGACAAGCTAGTCTACCAGGACTGGTAAGGCTATTGGCCACTATGTTTGTGTGTCACTTTCTCCAGACATACCACAGGTCCTGAAACTAGAATtatatttccttctcttttttttttccttgagaaATGAAGTGCGATTTGAACATCCAGATTTTCTGCATCTATGTACCCATAGTAAGGTGGAGGTGCCGTCTAAAGAGGCTTTGCTTCTGTAGATTCTAGTTCATTTGTTCTATTTACAGATTATGTACTAAGAAATATGAGAAGAAGCAGACAaatctgctctggttcgccagaagctgtacggcggctccctcggccagtaacacaagatgagcgctgcaaccccagagtcagacacgactggacctaatggtcaggggtccctttacctttacctttaccttttatgaaaccacaaaatacacttGAAACACACCATTaggttggctcccccccccccaaactggagATAACCTGTGTTTTAGGCTGTGCTTAGATTTCCAGGAAGGGGTTAAGGTAACTACTTTCAGCTCAGTGTTTGATCCTACTTCTGTCTTTCCTGGCATTTCTTAAATTGAAAACAATTTCATTTCCATCTATTGTCACAGTTCTCTTGCGGGTCCTCAAGAGTGTTGGCTGTTGACAGCTAATCGGCTGCAGGTGGTCACTGCTCAGCTCAAGGTGTGCGTGAATGTGCAGTGCTTGGCCCTCCACAGCTTCAATGATATATACACCGGTAAGAAACTGTATCAATAAAGTAGTATATGGGAGCCCTAAGATTCAAAGGGAGGTGTATAAAAGTGTGACATGTGCATTCTGTTCTTCTGTTGAGGTTTTCATGTGTTTCTTCTTCATGAGGCTGCGCTGTGTGCTTGAATGTGAACAGAGTTTCTGAACTTGGGATCTGAGCTATGTTCTGAATTTCTAAATCCGTAGTAAGAgctgtctttgtttttgttttcaattgtAGGCTTGTTTAATGTGGGCAACAAGCTTTTAGTGAGCCTGGACCTTCTGTTTACAATAAGAAATCATATTAAACTTGGAGAGGATCCTAAAGTGGCAGTCAGCAGCATCTTGGAATCGGTGCAGGAGCAGACCGGTATTgatatttctctttctccttcttttccaACAGCTTTGCACCCTTAGTTTGCTTGGAAATAGGATGGTTTTTCTGTGCGGGGGTTTAAAGTAATTGGCTTTTCCCAACCAGCTCTTTTCAATTTAAGATTCCCCTGCACTTTATTTGATGAGTTTGCGAAAAAGCCTGTTATTCATTCAGAAATCTACCCAGCAGTTGTGACCGTTGAGTCAACAGTTTTTACCCACCATTTAACATTTTCTCCTTGAGAAAACAGTGGCGAATCAAGGACTGTTTTAGCAGATGCTTTATTTAATCAGCTGACTATTGTGGAATGGAGGGCTTTGTGAGAGAGATTAGTATTTTAGCTACGCAGGACTATAGGCAAAAGGGCCTGTTGGCATGATGTCGACTGAAAGACTATGAATGAATGCTTTTCCTGTGTACCAAAATATGCAGAAGATGAGACTACAGAACCTACCCAGCAGGATTGTCTGACATCTTTGGATAGGGATTTGCTGGCAGTGTACAGTTGCCTTCACTTGATCACTGGGtactttttcttctgcttttccaAGAATAGAATGTGAAAGTTACTGAATTAAGCTGACTTTCCTTTTGCTCAGCCATGGTTTCCCAGTTATTGTGACTGACTGTTGTCAGTGCAAGTATTCTTTATGCAAGAGAATGTGGAGAAGGGGAAGAGTCTTATTGTGCTGATGGTAAGCCTTGTGTGAGCACAATTATGTAGTTGAATTTTGCACTATGTCTGTGAGTGGCATCTTCTGGAAATGCGCTGGATTCTCTGTAGGTGTAGCTACAACTGGAGTGCAAGGAAAAGGAAGCAGTACCTGTTTCCTGATACACATTTGCTGTGGGGGCAATACAGAGTACATAGCCTGTTCTGTTCCCTGTCATCTCTGGGGGCCTACACAGGTGTAAATATCGCAGTGTACCTGAATTAAAGGGAACAGCATTGCTCAGATAAAATTTCTGGGTAAACTGTAATTCAAGTAGTACTTCTGTGACTTTCTGATGAGAGTACAGAGCTGGAAAATAGGCAGCGCATAAGTATGTTCCTTCAAGCTTAGTATTACCGTTTATTCTATTGTCCTTCCCACAAAATCCCATTCTTAGGAATTACAATTGTCTGAGGCTTCCTGACTAGTTAAATGGTTCTCTTTTTATCCCTAGAGAGAAACCTGAGCACCGAGGAGCTAACTCAGCTCGAGGAACTGCTATGTAATGGCTATTGGGCCTTTGAGTGCCTCACTGTCCGAGACTACAATGATATGATCTGTGGAGTTTGTGGCATCGCACCCAAAGTTGAAGTAGCCCAGAGGAATGTGGAAAATGTTTTGCTACTGAAAAATATTGAGGTAGATTATCTTAGGCGTGCGTCACGTGCTCCAGTCATACCTTGAATTCTGCTCCTCGTTGTATTTGTTTGTAGTGCTACTATGTACTGGGTCAATTTATATCCTTGTTTGTTCCAAAGTAGGAAAGTGAGACCCTCTCAGCAAAATTTCTCAGGGCATTCTCTTCCGCAAACCTCTTCCTGAAGTTCTGAGAAGTGAGTGGGGAGTACTGGGACAACCCAGAGCTAATGATACTGTGAAATTCaaagtggaaaaaagaattgaTTTCTTTGTGTAGAGTTGAATAGGGCATATAATTGTCTTAAAATTAAGTTATTGGTTgatatttttctttcctccttcttcCAATGCCAGTTTACTTGGCCAGAATTCTTGGCATCTAGTGAAGTAAACGTGGAAGACTTTTGGTCCACCATGGAGACGGAAGTGATAGAGCAGGTGGCATTCCCCTCCAGCATCCCAATCACAAAGTTTGATGCCTCTATCATCTCTCCCTTCTTCCCACCACTGATGAGGGGCACCGTGGTTgtcaacacagagagagagaagaacctcGAAGCACATATAATGCCAGGTAACTTGTTTCTCTGGAATGGTAGCTTTATATGGTGTCCAAAAGGACACTAAGAACTGAGCACTAAGGCAGTAAGTTTAGCCttgagaatgtgtgcttttaggCTGATGGAATTGGCAAGGGCTGAGTAGAATGTTGCCAGCTCCGTATGAACActgctgaaaaaaatattttccacgGTGAGCTGCCATAGGGAAGCAAATTTTTTTGTACGCTTTCTATCCTGTTAGAGCCTATTCGCATCGGTACAACATTCGCTAGAATACTCTTAGGTTGGCATGCGTGCAGAAGCTTTATGTTGGCCACATTAAGGGATAAGGAATGTTCTAAAATTACCATTTTTTGTATGGAGCACCACACCACTGGGAAGACCTTTTAGACAAAGGTCTTGTGCCCTCAGTTTCATCTTGCCAACTTCTGGTGTTCAGCTTAGATGCTTGATGTCTGTCATTCTAGGAATTCAGAATTTGTGATTTAACTTACTGCATTCTGGGGCAAGGCAAGAACTGTTTTGTCATTTGTAGAATTAATTAAAATGTTCTAAGTAAGAATTACACCTTGCTCTTTAGGTAATGCAAGTGCTCTAGTGAGGCTGATTCAGGACGAAACCTGTAAAATGGAGCAGATTGGCTCATACAGTGAGGAAGAATTGCAGAATTTCTTGACCCAGTGCAGCATTCCCTGGGAGGCAGAGGACTCAAAGGTAATGGAGGTTTTCTGTAAGCACATAGCAATCCCTGGCTTTTGAAGTGTGTGCTGCTTCCATGTCCTCTTGGGATTCAAgtacagagggggaaagaagcatATACTGTAGTATTACTTCAGTATGTTTGGAAAAGTAAATGGCTTGGTGATAGTACTATGCAATTCATCTGGAAGCTTCATGGTATTATTGTTGTATTATCAAGGGAAACCTCTTTTTTGGCATTATACAGACCAGGGTTCACcggcctggtgtcctccagatgttttggactacaatggtgctggctggggctgatgggagctgtagtccaaaacatctggagggtaccaggcttGTGAAGGCCGATACAGACATAGTCTATAAGATTATCTCAAAACattcttctgaggcccttcttcatgtgcctcctccatgagaaggctggagggtggcaacacaagaatgtgccttttctgcagtgactccccatttgtggaatgctctccccagggaggttcgcctggagtcttcattatacacccttaggcaccaggtgaaaatgttcctcctaaaccaagcctttggctgagtgacatccaatgcccttttaatatggggtggtggtggttattgggttatttttgtttttatgtttataatgtattttgtgtttttatattgtgattttatattttatgttgtaactgccctgagacctatgggtataggttggcatacaaatttaattaatagtagtagtagtagtagtagtagtagtagtagtagtagtaaataagtAATAAGGGAAATAATTGcatgaaataattaaataaggGAAGTTCTTATATTGGATATTGTTAAAAAGAAGGTACGTAatgtgtgtgcttaaaaaaacacccaaatgtTTTCTCAAGTTGAAAACACTTCCTGGGGGTAATATGGTAAAATCTATTTgagaaaatatcattaaaaaatatGAGGCTGTGGTGGGAATAGGGTATTTTATGGAAAAAATAAAACCGGAGAGTCTGGGGGTTTTGACCCTTGCAACCTTTACATGAACTTATAACTGCACCACATTTTGTCTTTCTGTTTTGTCTCTCTCATGCTGATTTTTCTCTGTGGCATATTTCGTAGGAGCAGCTGTGTCTTTCTCTTCTGGCTCTGTATGATTTTGTACAGAATGGGACACAGGTCAGTCAGCCCCCTGCACACTTCACTGGAGGGAAAGTCTACAAAGTCTGTCCACACCAGGTGAGAAGGATTAAACATTGCACTAGTTAGTTTAAATAAGCCTGTTTCATAACATGGTTTGAACTCCTCCTTATGGTTCCCCAAGAAGGAGGAGCATGCAGATCCCCAGATTGCTGCAGCTACTTCCCTTTGCAACAAACCACAGCTTATCCATATGTCTCTGGATCAGGGAACGTGCTCTGGATCATGGTGTCAGGACAGTCAATGCTCTTTTCTTGACCGTCACCCTAGAGAAAAACCTAGACTGAATCTTCCTCTATACTAGAATTCAATTTGTTCGTTTGAAGAGAGGCTTAAGTTATCAGGGCAGCATAAGGTGGAACCTGAGACGTGCTTCCTTATCTTCCAGTGCAGTTGCACCAAATCAGTTACACTTTTTATCTCCCCAGGTTGTGTGTGGCTCAAAATACATTGTGAGGGGGGAAAGCCCCCGGGACCACGTGGACCTCCTGGCCTCTTCACGCCACTGGCCACCAGTCTATGTGGTAGACTTGGCCTCCTCTGTGGCATTGTGTGCAGATATCTGCTATCCTGACTTGACTTCTCAGATGTGGGGGAGGAACCAGGGCTGCTTCTCTGATCCCATGGAGCCATTAAAGGTTAGTTGCCTTGCACCGGTGCACTGTTTTCAAAGCTAGTGAGATCATCAAGGGCAAGCTTGTCTTCTTAAGAGGTGCCTTTAAGGGAAGGTACTAAGGTGGTGGGGACTCAGAATTGTCAGGGGTTGTTTTTCAGATAACATGAGCTACAACTTCCTAAGGCATATGCTATCTTTCTGATACTATTTTGCCTACTGTAACTTCATTAAGGTCTAATTTTGAGCAATATAATTGCTGTTAAACTTCTACAGTTGAGTGACCTCTGCCGTCTTCTGCCTTCCTTTTTAGCTCCTACTCCCCTTTGTCAAGCTCAGTGTGTGTCGGCTTAAGCAACACATTTCAATGGGAAATGGTTCTCTGTGTTACATGTTTTTAGAATTCTTTTGTTTTTAGTTAGGCAACGAACAGGCCATGTAAATTGGTAAGAATGAGAAAGACAGCCCAATATGTGTTAAACTTATTTTAACATTGCTATAACCTGGGAACCTTGCAGTGAAGGACAGCTAAGGAATTCAATAATAATAGCAGTAACATTTTTATCCTAATTGTTCAGGAAAATAGGCCCTAAACTGGTATTACTTCTCTAAGCAATAATGTTgggcttttctctccctcccctcttcctcactGATTATTATGTACATAAATATGAATACAAATATGAATATTCGAATATGAATACAAATGTATGTCCAATTTCAAATGCTTGGCATGGGTTTTTATTTATAACTTTGTCCATAGCTTGGTCCATAACATATTAGTCTTGCAGTGGAAATAGTCAACTATTATTCCTGCTTTACAGATGCAGAACTGAGCGTGAAAACGTGTATGATTTACTCAAAGAATCTTGGACTAATTAGAGGTTCAGATCTAGTTGCCCCTATCATAACATGCTGACTCTTCTTGAGATAATTCTCTTATTGCTTAGGCACTTCTGAAGGAGGAAATTGCAAACATTATTGCAAACATTATACTAATTGCAAACATTATACTAATACATGAAAGGTAACTCcccactttctttttcttcagttTGTGTCTTGCCCAGAACTTCTTGACAGACACTACAATGTAGATATGACCAGTGCTGAACATTCCATTCAGCATCCCGTCACCAAATCAGCGTCTCGACGAGTAGTTCACACCGGGACAGAGCAGAGCACCCAGGGGGACGCAACAGCTCAGTACCGTTCCCTCTCCGTTTGCCGGGAACTGGAACCCTACGGTGCTATCATTACAGCCATCAATGACAGCAAAACCAATAACGTCCATCAGAGGCCTATAACCTTTGACAACGCAACGCACTATTATCTTTATAATCGCCTGATGGATTTCCTCTCCAGCCGTGAGATTGTGAACAAACAGATTCATGAGATTGTACAAAGCTGCCAGCCAGGTGAGGTGGTGATCCGGGATACTTTGTACCGCCTAGGTGTGGCCCAGATCAAGACGGAAATGGATGAAGATGAGGAGATCCAAGGGGAGGATGGTGTTGCATAATATAACATGGTCTGAGGTGTTCATCTTAGCCATAGGAAAGAGAGCTAGGCTGCAGATACTCTGGGCAGCTGTCACTCAGATACGCCCCAGGCCTGAGCAGCTTTGACAGCTTATGCTGACCAAAGAGTTGTGTGCTTCCATTAAAATCTGGATTGGGTTTTTGATCTGCAGACCAGCTAGCTGAAAAGGGGCAGATTTCTCCTCCCCAGGAGCTACTTGGAATTCCTAAGCCCGCTGGGATAGCGTGCTGGAAGGGAGAAGACAAAGGGTTTCCAGTGGCCTGAAATTTGCAGGAATGGATTTGCAGAGGATCATCAAACCTGTTTTTTGAAGTGTTGTATGTTGCTGGGTGTCAGGATCAAAACAGGAGACGACAGGGAGCCGCAAGCTTGTGTGACTCTCCCAGTATTATACCCTGAAGTGGGTGACCATAATAGATCAATGAGCATTTGGAGCCCCAGCTGCTACTTGGTTCCGTTCTGAAAAGACTTGAACTTAGACTGACTTTCAGCGCCCGTCAGTGTTTGAAGGGGTGAGAGCATATCTGCTCCTCTAACTCATTCTGGCTCTACCTGAGAAGCTTCTGTGTTTATTTAGTGGTTGAAATCCAGAGTGAGCTGAAGTTTGAATGGCTTCGTGCATTAAGGTAAGAGCTGGTCTGCCGTAGGTTATAATTATCCTGGCTAGCATAGTTATTATAAAGGTTCTTCAGGGATTTCTGTGTTTTGGATGAAGCATCTGGACTATTGATCAGGAGAGGATTTTCAGGCACTTTACATCCTATCCATAGACTTGATAGAAGATTGTCTGTTGCTATGTCTAGTAACATTATAAAGAGTATTTGTGCATTGGTAGTGGGATTCAGTGAACACAACCCAACAAGAGATGCTTTTATTATTTCCCCAGCTGATACCTGTTAGGGAAGGTGTGCAACACTTACTGCCTGGGCTCTTTGCAAACTAGTATGTATGCTCCATTTCCAACATTTACAAAACTGACTTGGGCGAATTTAATATGGTTATATTCACTCCAACACTTCGTCTTGAGGAGACCAGCATTCTTCCTCCTGTGTAATACATTGAACTGTGGTGTGTAA is from Lacerta agilis isolate rLacAgi1 chromosome 2, rLacAgi1.pri, whole genome shotgun sequence and encodes:
- the HMGXB3 gene encoding HMG domain-containing protein 3 gives rise to the protein MEAPYDGSEVTVVMEEIESTYTFASPVPSKKKKKYRSPGDQGEKTKKPRSAYLLYYYDIYLKVQQELPHLPQSEINKKISESWKLLSVAEKSYYLEKAKLEKEGLDPNAKLSSLTAVVPDIPGFRKILPRSDYIIIPKGSLQEERSKQHLELCVTQGQTASEGLTASTNVTGVSHSTVQNILSVDSSHIGISEQCIAIEGVSEDPASFVQSDTIEEVVASEILSHYVRPAAHKGAGDVLLDEASLEVSDGYPYQAASVVIEETLVNSSDASNGGIAVAQPQSSEGLSVVAVVTRRDREESNSSTPTAQFIMLPLPAHSALENPTSIKLTTTYTRRGHGNCTNPGCTFTYVTRHKPPKCPMCGNFLGGKWIPKEKQPKGKTEPTSGVPVKTLGPKKSQQSLALGQAVVHDSASKSMLESSEAVTQLLNAATSGQQVQETEWEEVIISEAHILANNMQPEEQGNATTVIQLQEGIVQAEPLLEQKDRENEGLEAQALVEVVSAASSLSNPASATKHPTGADALGTATKGQEQKSKAKPKPSLLAAARPTRAILPAPVSVARETNTEQPTCRQPFTNNEKNSCVRISGLKPSTLKQLGQSPLQPPSAEEHKLRGSTDSSASHVKVVEVKPDVFPSYKYSCTVTLDLGLATSRGRGKCKNPACSYVYTNRHKPRICPSCGYNLAKDRAEKTAKSLEVTSSPADVLNTSEPLIQSQKEVQRQSTLQLLRKVIQIPENESELADVFALIHELNSSRLILSNMNEETVTIEQTSWSNYYEFPSSQCLLCSSPLFKGGPNSLAGPQECWLLTANRLQVVTAQLKVCVNVQCLALHSFNDIYTGLFNVGNKLLVSLDLLFTIRNHIKLGEDPKVAVSSILESVQEQTERNLSTEELTQLEELLCNGYWAFECLTVRDYNDMICGVCGIAPKVEVAQRNVENVLLLKNIEFTWPEFLASSEVNVEDFWSTMETEVIEQVAFPSSIPITKFDASIISPFFPPLMRGTVVVNTEREKNLEAHIMPGNASALVRLIQDETCKMEQIGSYSEEELQNFLTQCSIPWEAEDSKEQLCLSLLALYDFVQNGTQVSQPPAHFTGGKVYKVCPHQVVCGSKYIVRGESPRDHVDLLASSRHWPPVYVVDLASSVALCADICYPDLTSQMWGRNQGCFSDPMEPLKFVSCPELLDRHYNVDMTSAEHSIQHPVTKSASRRVVHTGTEQSTQGDATAQYRSLSVCRELEPYGAIITAINDSKTNNVHQRPITFDNATHYYLYNRLMDFLSSREIVNKQIHEIVQSCQPGEVVIRDTLYRLGVAQIKTEMDEDEEIQGEDGVA